The window GGTCGGCCGTCGCGACGAGGGTCTTCCCCTTCTGCTGCGCGACGACCTCGACGATCTTCGAGTCGCCGTCGGTGTCCGCCGCGACGACTTCGACGCCCGTGGTTCCCGTGACGTGCTTGGCCTTGCCTTCGACGACCAGGACGATCCGCGGCCACCAGGTCACGGTGGCGTCGTCCGGGTCCGGCACGCCGGCTTCGGCGAGCTTGGCGAGCTGGTCGCGCAGGCGCTCGGCGGCGCCGTGCCGGTCGCGCCACCAGCCGTCCGGCCGCGAGCCGACGACGTTGGCCGCGTCGACCACGAGGACCAGCTCCTGCCCGACGCGGTCGCGCAGGTGCGGCCAGGCGGCGGCGAAGTCGCGGTGCAGCCGGTAGCCGGGCACGTCGTCGGGGTCCACCCAGCGCACCTCCGCACTTTCGGTGTTGGCGACCCGCGCCTCGGCCCCGTCGGCCAGGGCGAGGACGGTGGTGTAGCTCCACTCCCCATGATCCACCACGGAAGCCGAGACCGCCCGGAACGCCTCGGCGGGGAGGGAGGCTTCTTCGAACGCTTCGCGGGCGGCGGCTCCTCGCGCCGTCTCACCGGCTTCGATGGCCCCGCCGGGCAGCGCCCAGGTGCGGCCGTGGTGCACCCACCAGGCGCGCCGCTGCAGGAGAACGCCGCGCGCGGGATCGACGAGCAGCAGCCCGGCGGCGCCGTAGCGGCCCCAGTGCAGGTGCCCGCAGGAGCAGCGGACGAAGACGCTCGCGGACGGGGCACTCACCCGTCCAGCCTGTCACACTCCCGCTACCGCGGTCGTGAGTGGGAAACTGGCTTAGAACACTGTGCGCTGTCTCAGGACATATCGGACAGATATGTCTCAGGACTTCCCGGACAGTTTCTGGTTGGTGAGGCGTTGGTAGCGTACCGAGCGGTCTAGCGTGAGTTGGCGGGCGACCGTGTCGTCGACCATGACGGTGACGCGGTCGCCTTGCCAGTAGACGGTGGCGGCGTGCCCGGCCCAGGTGCGTCCCAGGACGATGGAGCAGCCGGAGAAGGCGATCACGCCGGTGGCGGAGACGGGGCGGGTGGTGACGCCGCTGGGCCGGCGGGGCCCGGTGGCGGGGGTGGCTTTGGGGCGGGCGTCGTAGCGTTGCTGGGGTGTCTGACCGTCGAGGCTTTGGTGGCGGCGGTTGTTGTACTCCTGTCGGTATTCGTCGAGAAGCTGTTGCAGGGCAGCAAGGTTCTTGGCGGGTGGTCGGGCGGCGAGCCATTTCTGCAAGGTCTGGTGGAGGCGTTCGTTTTTGCCGCAGGTCTGCGGGTGGTGCGGGGTGGAGGCGATGCTGGTGACCCCGAGTTCGGCGAGGTGGCGTTCCAGTTCGACCATCCAGCCGCGGTGGCGGCCGGTGAAGGCGAGCCCGTTGTCGGACAGGAGTTTTACAGGTACGCCGTAGCCGGCGAAGGCGTGTTGTAGCGCGGTCCAGGTGTCGGCGGTGGTTTCGCCGGGGGCGGCGTAGGAGCCGACGTCGAGGCGGGAGTGGTCGTCGAGGATCTGGAGGATGCAGACCTTGGTGCCGTCGGCGAGGTGGTGCTCCATGCCGTCGATCTGCCAGCAGCCGTTGGGGTCGGCGTAGGTGAACCGGCGCCGGGTCCGGGGTTTCTTGCGCGGCTGCGGGACGATCTGGCCGTGGGCGCACAGGATCCGGTGGATCGAGGCCCGCGACGGGACCGGGGTGACCCCGGCGTCCTTCAGCCGCCAGCGGATGGAGATCGGGCCGTTGTCGAGGCCTGCCTCGGCCAGTTCCTTGCGGGCCCGCAGCACCGCCTCGGCCACCGCCGCGCTGAGGGTGCTGGGGCGGTGGTGCGGGGCAGTGCTGCGGCGGGTGAACCCGCTGGCTCCCTCCGTGCGGAACCGGGTTACATACTTGTAGAAGGTGTCCCGGGACACGCCGTGCTCGTGGCAGAACCGCGCCACGTTGATCTTCTCGCCGTGAGCGGCCTGCGCGACCGCGGCGACGAACTCAGGATCCATCGAAAACCCTGTTCTGCCCATCGCCGCATGATCACCACAAAAGCCCTGGTCACCACACCGACAGGCCGATCAGTGTCCGCGATGTCCTGAGACATCAACTGTCGGCGATGTCCTGAGCTGCGGCACAGGGTTAG of the Amycolatopsis sp. NBC_01488 genome contains:
- a CDS encoding NUDIX domain-containing protein: MSAPSASVFVRCSCGHLHWGRYGAAGLLLVDPARGVLLQRRAWWVHHGRTWALPGGAIEAGETARGAAAREAFEEASLPAEAFRAVSASVVDHGEWSYTTVLALADGAEARVANTESAEVRWVDPDDVPGYRLHRDFAAAWPHLRDRVGQELVLVVDAANVVGSRPDGWWRDRHGAAERLRDQLAKLAEAGVPDPDDATVTWWPRIVLVVEGKAKHVTGTTGVEVVAADTDGDSKIVEVVAQQKGKTLVATADRELKRRVEALGASILGPGTLRSQLDEL
- a CDS encoding IS481 family transposase, with protein sequence MDPEFVAAVAQAAHGEKINVARFCHEHGVSRDTFYKYVTRFRTEGASGFTRRSTAPHHRPSTLSAAVAEAVLRARKELAEAGLDNGPISIRWRLKDAGVTPVPSRASIHRILCAHGQIVPQPRKKPRTRRRFTYADPNGCWQIDGMEHHLADGTKVCILQILDDHSRLDVGSYAAPGETTADTWTALQHAFAGYGVPVKLLSDNGLAFTGRHRGWMVELERHLAELGVTSIASTPHHPQTCGKNERLHQTLQKWLAARPPAKNLAALQQLLDEYRQEYNNRRHQSLDGQTPQQRYDARPKATPATGPRRPSGVTTRPVSATGVIAFSGCSIVLGRTWAGHAATVYWQGDRVTVMVDDTVARQLTLDRSVRYQRLTNQKLSGKS